AGTGGTTCGATTCAAATCCTGAGATTGAAAAGTGTTTCAGCAGTCTCAATAAACCTAGAAATGATATCAACCATGCTGGACAAAGAGATGACTCATTGACGCCTGAAAAACTTAAAAAGTGTCTGGAAAAAAATTTGAAGCGGTTTTGCAGTGCAAAAGAAACCTAAAAACATAACTGGTTAGGTAACGGAGAGAAAAATGATCCGATATCAACTCAAAGCTCAATTCAATACGCCTGCCTTTATTGGCGATGCCTTTCACAAGACCCTTTTTCGCCAATGGTGGAGAGTGGTAAAGGCCCCTGAACTTTTAAAGTCCAATAGCAACTCTGTAGAAATTGTTAACGAACTAACGGAACAGGAGGGAAGACTCTTTAGTCATTCTTGGCTTAAGTATGAAGATGGCAGCGGCAATAAAAAACAATGGGCAATGAAAAGCCGTTTCAGTTTAAGGTTGAAGAGATGGCGATACGTATCTTTGGCATCTTTGGACAAGATTTGACAGTTCACCATCCAGAGGTGATAAAGCGTCAGGGCATCGGCTCTCTCCCTAACCTGGGCTATTGGCCAATAACACCCCAAAAAGGGCAAGGTTCAGTTATAAAGGCGTCTCCCGCAATAAATTGCACAAAGACAGCAACTCTTTATGTGGAGTTTCCTGAGAAATCTAAAAGTAAGATAGAAAAGGCCCTATATCTCGTCAACCTTTCATATCCAATAAGAAAACACGCTGTTAAGCCTTGGAGCATATCCAAAGAGATCAGCAAATCAGATCTTCTTCAAAAAAATAAGAGGGTATTTGTGGAAGGCGTGGAACAAAAAAATTTCATGGAGATGAACAATGGATTCAGAACACACAATCAATCTTTGTTATAAAGTCAAAGGAGACACATTGCCAGTTGATCATGGATTTGCCCTATTTGGCAGCATAAGTAAAATATTACCTCATTTTCATTCAGAAACACGTGTTGGCTTAAGATTTATTAGGGGCCGGTACGTGGGCAATGGTCTTCTTTCCATCAAACCAATATCAGAATTAGTGCTCAGAATGCCAAGTTCGCTTATTCCAGAATATTTATCACTCTCAGGGAAAAGCCTGGATATTTCAGGACACAGAGTGGATATAGGTGTCCCTCTAACCAAGCCTCTTATCCCTGCAACTGCACTTTATGCCCATTTGGTAACCACAAAAAACGGTCATAATGAGGAAAGATTTAAACAGGAAATTGTAAGGCAAATGAAGGGACTGAACGTAAGAGGGAAATTCAAGCTTGGTAAAAGACGCACTTTTAAAGTGCATGGGAAACAGGTGGTTGGATATTCTTTACTTATTTCAGAATTAACTGCTGAGGAATCCATTGTTTTGCAAGAACATGGTCTGGGAGGCAGACGCAAAATGGGCTGTGGTTTTTTTGAACCGTGGAGGCCCAAAAATGCAATTTAAATACCTGCTGGCTAAAAGCTGCCCTGATCCTGATAATCCCCCGGAGCAGGCAACGCTTTTGGGGCATACAAAAGCAGTGGTAGAAGCTTTTATAAATCTTTTTGGAACTGCCAATTTTCCTACTAGGCTGGCGAAGAGATGGTTAGAATTTTTCCGTCTTGATAAAAAGTATTATCCCATTTTCCAAATAAATTCTCAATTAGCCTGTATTTTACATGACCTTGGTAAAGCTAATAGCGGTTTTCAGCAAATGATAGAAAAAAAAAAGGAGGCTCAAAAAATACGCCATGAGCAATTAAGTGCAACGCTTCTGTTATGTCCTGAAATAAAAGAGTGGGTTGAAAACAAGAAACACGCTGATTTCAACATTATTATCAGTGCAATAGCCTGCCATCATTTAAAACTTGAACCACGCAACCAAAATTTACTTACTGGAGAAAAAGGGCAAGCTTTTCTTGTATTTAA
The genomic region above belongs to Dissulfuribacter thermophilus and contains:
- the cas6 gene encoding type I-MYXAN CRISPR-associated protein Cas6/Cmx6; its protein translation is MDSEHTINLCYKVKGDTLPVDHGFALFGSISKILPHFHSETRVGLRFIRGRYVGNGLLSIKPISELVLRMPSSLIPEYLSLSGKSLDISGHRVDIGVPLTKPLIPATALYAHLVTTKNGHNEERFKQEIVRQMKGLNVRGKFKLGKRRTFKVHGKQVVGYSLLISELTAEESIVLQEHGLGGRRKMGCGFFEPWRPKNAI